In one window of Henckelia pumila isolate YLH828 chromosome 1, ASM3356847v2, whole genome shotgun sequence DNA:
- the LOC140875586 gene encoding uncharacterized protein isoform X1 — protein MGDHFVLLVDRLLTESTLEAAIESRNFLNHVAPVAIDGTSTSCSSHEDFEGDLSPRKVVECRICQDEDFDSNMEAPCSCCGSLKYAHRKCIQRWCNEKGDTMCEICHQQFKPGYTAPPPIFRLGGLPMNLRGHWQIARSDPNHPHIITMVSTDRSFLDPDYDEYAVSTTRSIACCRSVAMLFMVLLILRHTLPIIVSRPGNYSFPLIMLLMLRVTGIILPTCIILKAVTSILRRRHQQANMAFSPSDEEGGPLAFRRPHVIDEH, from the exons ATGGGAGATCACTTTGTTTTGCTTGTTGATCGTCTACTTACCGAATCAACTTTGGAGGCTGCTATTGAAAGtagaaattttttgaatcatgTGGCACCTGTGGCAATCGATGGTACATCGACTAGTTGTTCCTCCCATGAGGATTTTGAAGGTGATCTGTCTCCAAGAAAAGTGGTGGAGTGCAGGATATGCCAGGACGAAGATTTCGATTCAAATATGGAGGCGCCTTGCTCTTGCTGTGGAAGTTTAAAG TATGCTCACCGTAAATGCATACAGAGATGGTGCAACGAGAAAGGCGACACGATGTGTGAAATATGCCATCAG CAATTCAAGCCTGGATATACGGCACCACCGCCCATTTTTCGTTTGGGAGGACTGCCAATGAACTTGAG GGGACATTGGCAAATTGCTAGAAGCGACCCAAATCATCCTCATATTATCACAATGGTTTCAACTGACAGAAGTTTCCTTGATCCGGACTACGACGAGTATGCAGTTTCTACTACTCGAAGCATAGCTTGCTGTCGTTCAGTTGCCATGCTG TTCATGGTTCTCTTGATCCTGCGACATACCCTTCCGATCATTGTTAGTCGACCTGGGAACTATTCTTTCCCACTGATCATG TTGTTGATGCTGCGAGTTACCGGGATTATTCTGCCAACTTGCATAATACTAAAAGCAGTGACTTCCATCCTACGTCGACGACACCAACAG GCTAATATGGCATTCTCTCCATCTGATGAGGAAGGTGGTCCATTGGCATTTCGTCGCCCACATGTTATAGATGAACATTAA
- the LOC140875586 gene encoding uncharacterized protein isoform X2 — MGDHFVLLVDRLLTESTLEAAIESRNFLNHVAPVAIDGTSTSCSSHEDFEGDLSPRKVVECRICQDEDFDSNMEAPCSCCGSLKYAHRKCIQRWCNEKGDTMCEICHQQFKPGYTAPPPIFRLGGLPMNLRGHWQIARSDPNHPHIITMVSTDRSFLDPDYDEYAVSTTRSIACCRSVAMLFMVLLILRHTLPIIVSRPGNYSFPLIMLLMLRVTGIILPTCIILKAVTSILRRRHQQKKLLMWWHLTG; from the exons ATGGGAGATCACTTTGTTTTGCTTGTTGATCGTCTACTTACCGAATCAACTTTGGAGGCTGCTATTGAAAGtagaaattttttgaatcatgTGGCACCTGTGGCAATCGATGGTACATCGACTAGTTGTTCCTCCCATGAGGATTTTGAAGGTGATCTGTCTCCAAGAAAAGTGGTGGAGTGCAGGATATGCCAGGACGAAGATTTCGATTCAAATATGGAGGCGCCTTGCTCTTGCTGTGGAAGTTTAAAG TATGCTCACCGTAAATGCATACAGAGATGGTGCAACGAGAAAGGCGACACGATGTGTGAAATATGCCATCAG CAATTCAAGCCTGGATATACGGCACCACCGCCCATTTTTCGTTTGGGAGGACTGCCAATGAACTTGAG GGGACATTGGCAAATTGCTAGAAGCGACCCAAATCATCCTCATATTATCACAATGGTTTCAACTGACAGAAGTTTCCTTGATCCGGACTACGACGAGTATGCAGTTTCTACTACTCGAAGCATAGCTTGCTGTCGTTCAGTTGCCATGCTG TTCATGGTTCTCTTGATCCTGCGACATACCCTTCCGATCATTGTTAGTCGACCTGGGAACTATTCTTTCCCACTGATCATG TTGTTGATGCTGCGAGTTACCGGGATTATTCTGCCAACTTGCATAATACTAAAAGCAGTGACTTCCATCCTACGTCGACGACACCAACAG AAAAAGCTGCTCATGTGGTGGCATTTAACAGGCTAA
- the LOC140888746 gene encoding uncharacterized protein: MEQRALSFLAVISIALSIFLSSSFALSHPTESLDAFFGEENLGSWKDEISSAAAEAPGPANDVKTLMLAGNRTKRPDILAGFHKYRGGWDIANRHYWASVGFTGAAAFIVAVLWFISFGVAVIIHHFCGWKISINGKESSWSLRICLVLLIIFTIAAAIGCILLSVGQDKFHGEAFHTLNYVVNQSEYTVQTLRNVTEYLSLAKTVSVAQIFLPSDVKDDIDQLNVELNSAADTLEKKTDENSRKVRKVFNTERAVLIAVAVVMLIISILGLVLSILGHQHAIYIFITSGWLLVAFTFILCGVFVILNNAITDTCVAMSEWVENPHAETALSNILPCVDQRTTNQTLFKSKQVINDIVNIANGFVGSIANSNPPPLAAPNYYNQSGPLIPPLCYPYDSQLQDRSCSAQEISVNNASLVWQNYTCTISVTGLCSSVGRLTPAMYAELVAAVNVSYALEHYAPPLLNFQNCDFVRDTFRNITTNYCPPLEHNLRLVNAGLALISVGVMLSLALWMLYANRPQREEVFAKISSRIRDSFSGNNSRCSKDNVTSSSTIPGIGV; the protein is encoded by the exons ATGGAACAGAGGGCCCTTTCGTTCTTGGCTGTTATTTCCATCGCTCTCTCCATTTTCTTGAGCTCAAGCTTTGCGCTTTCCCACCCAACGGAATCCCTCGATGCTTTCTTTG GAGAAGAGAATTTGGGGTCATGGAAGGATGAAATATCAAGTGCGGCTGCAGAAGCTCCGGGGCCGGCCAACGATGTGAAAACTCTTATGTTGGCAGGGAACAGGACAAAGAGACCTGATATTCTTGCCGGATTTCATAAATACAGAGGTGGATGGGACATTGCCAACAGACATTACTGGGCT TCTGTTGGATTTACGGGTGCTGCAGCTTTCATTGTTGCTGTTTTGTGGTTTATTTCATTTGGCGTGGCTGTTATTATTCATCATTTCTGTGGATGGAAAATATCTATCAATGGCAAAGAATCAAGCTGGTCACTCAGGATATGTCTTGTCCTACTTATCATCTTCACCATTGCTGCAGC GATTGGATGTATTTTACTTTCTGTAGGACAGGATAAATTTCATGGAGAAGCATTTCATACTTTGAACTATGTTGTAAACCAGTCAGAGTACACAGTGCAGACACTAAGAAATGTCACGGAATATTTGTCACTGGCAAAAACTGTCAGCGTAGCCCAGATTTTCCTTCCTTCAGATGTCAAGGATGATATCGACCAGTTAAATGTGGAGTTAAACAGTGCAGCAGATACCTTGGAGAAGAAAACCGACGAAAACTCGAGAAAAGTACGAAAAGTCTTCAATACAGA GAGAGCAGTACTGATAGCTGTTGCGGTGGTGATGCTTATCATATCCATTCTAGGTCTTG TGCTATCTATCCTCGGCCATCAACATGCAATTTACAT ATTCATCACCAGCGGATGGTTACTAGTCGCATTTACGTTCATTCTTTGTGGAGTTTTTGTTATCCTTAACAA CGCAATCACCGATACATGCGTGGCCATGAGCGAATGGGTCGAGAATCCTCATGCTGAAACTGCACTAAGCAACATCCTTCCTTGTGTTGACCAGAGAACTACGAATCAAACTCTGTTCAAGAGCAAACAAGTGATCAACGATATCGTTAACATTGCCAATGGATTTGTAGGCTCTATTGCCAATTCAAATCCACCTCCACTCGCTGCTCCAAATTATTACAACCAATCAGGTCCTCTGATACCTCCACTGTGCTATCCCTATGACTCCCAGCTGCAAGATCGTTCATGTTCAGCCCAAGAAATTTCAGTTAACAATGCTTCTCTG GTTTGGCAGAACTATACTTGCACGATATCAGTAACTGGCCTTTGCAGCAGCGTCGGTAGACTCACTCCCGCCATGTACGCAGAACTGGTGGCAGCAGTAAACGTCAGCTATGCCCTCGAGCACTATGCCCCGCCTCTCTTAAACTTTCAAAACTGTGATTTTGTACGCGATACTTTCAGAAACATCACCACAAACTATTGTCCTCCGTTGGAGCACAATCTTCGCCTTGTAAATGCCGGACTAGCACTTATATCAGTAGGAGTCATGCTGAGTCTTGCCCTGTGGATGCTGTACGCGAACCGCCCCCAAAGGGAGGAAGTGTTTGCTAAGATCTCATCCAGAATAAGAGACAGCTTCAGTGGCAACAACAGCAGATGTAGTAAGGATAATGTAACATCAAGTTCAACTATTCCAGGGATTGGAGTTTAG